The stretch of DNA AGCGGCAGGCGGTTCGCTCGCGACATCGTCCTGACGAGCGGCTGGCGCAGGCGCGGGGCGTGCCGCCGAGCGAGACGCAGCCGCTGATGCCGGCAGGCCCCCGTTTCCACTGTTCCCGTTGCCCTGCGTTTGCGATACCGGTCGTGCGTTCGCGCGACCAGCGGCCACCGGCTCCTCTTCGAACCCTGCCGCGATGACGGTAATCCGCACCTCGTCTCCGAGCGCATCGTCGATCACCGCACCAAAGATGATGTTCGCATCGGGGTGAGCCGCGTCGGAAATTACCGTCGCCGCCTCGTTGACCTCGAACAGCCCGAGGTCGCTCCCACCGCACAGCGACAGGATGACGCCCTGCGCACCGTCCATCGACGCTTCGAGCAACGGACTCGCGATCGCCTGTTGCGCAGCGGTGACCGCGCGGTTCTCCCCTCGCGCCGACCCAATCCCCATCAGGGCCGAGCCAGCTCCCGACATGACCGACTTGACGTCGGCGAAGTCCAGGTTGATCAGGCCGGGGGTCGTGATCAGGTCGGTGATGCCCTGAACGCCCTGCAGCAGCACCTGATCGGCCAGTCGGAACGCATCCATCATGGTGATATTGCGATCGCCGAGCTGCAGCAGCCGCTCGTTCGGAATCACAATGAGCGTGTCGCATTCGTTGCGCAGTTCCTGGATCCCGGCCTCCGCCTGGGTGGAACGACGCTTCCCCTCGAACGCGAATGGGCGCGTGACCACACCGATGGTCAGCGCACCGAGTTTGCGCGCGATGCTGGCGACTACCGGCGCGCCACCGGTGCCGGTACCGCCACCCTCGCCCGCGGTCACGAAGACCATGTCGGATCCCTTGAGGACCTCTTCGATCTCCTCGCGGTGATCCTCGGCAGCGGTACGACCGACCTCGGGATTGGCGCCGGCACCGAGTCCCTTGGTGGCCTCGCGACCGACATCCAGTTTGACGTCGGCATCGGACATCAACAACGCTTGCGCGTCGGTGTTGATCGCGATGAACTCGACGCCCTTGAGCCCCACCTCGATCATTCGGTTGACGGCGTTGACGCCACCGCCGCCGACACCGACGACCTTGATGACGGCAAGATAATTAGGGGAGGTCATTACGACCTTCCTTCCTGCGTTTCGTACGGACTCTGGCAGTTCGACAGCACCGAAGCCGACCGACCTCTTCAGTAGAACCAACCGTAAACCTCAAGTAGAGGTTTATAGTTATGTCAACCTAGCGCTATCTGAAAGGTAGGCCAGCAGCGCCACCGATGTATGCAGGCACGCCATGACACGCCAAAATTCGTGCATATCGATGCGCCATTCTGTGCACTGATGGCCGGGACGGCGCGGGCGCTGCGATGCTGCGTATCAGTAACCGCCGACACCTACTTCTGCCGCGGGGTCCGCCCCATCAGGAAAAACTCCGGGTTGGGCTGCATTCCGCCCCAGTGCGCGAGTCGGTTACTCATCGCGAAGAAGGCCACGATTGAACCAACGTCCATGACATCCTCATCGGTCAAGCCCGCATCGCGCAGCCGCTGCTGGTCACCGTCCGTGACCTCTGCGGGCGTCATCGCCAGCTTCACCGCGACCTCGATGATCACCTTCTGACGATCATCGAGATCGGCCTTGCGCCAGTCAATGGCCAGCTGATCAGAAATGAGCGGGTTCTTGGTCCGAATCCGCGCTATCGCGCCGTGGGCGACCACGCAGTACATGCAGCTGTTCTCGGCGCTAGTGGCGACCACGATCAACTCACGGTCCGCCTTCGTTAAACCAGGCGTGTCGCGATCCATCAACGAATCGTGCATCGACATAAACGCCCGCCACTCATCAGGGCGAGAGGCAACTGCCCGAAACACGTTCGGGGTAAAACCGGACTTCTCGGTCACCTCGTCGATCTTCTGCCGGATGTCCTCCGGGAAGTCCTCGACATCCGGGACGAGCGCCCGGGTCGCGATCGACGGATCTTTGTGCAGCGCCATCGGCAGCTCCTCACCTCAGGACGGGAGCGAACTGTCGGCGCTCCCCCAACGCCCCATATGTACCACGTCGGATTCTGGGCGCCTGCCGCGGCGTAACGACACCGAGCGCCGGTCGCGTTCGGCGTCGGCATACCCCAGCGCGATGACCGCTACGGGGAGCCAGTCGGCCGGTACGCCGAACTGGTCGCGAATCTGATCGACACGTTGCGGAGGCATCCCGAACAGACATGCCCCGAGCCCTTCATCGACCGCCGTTTGCAGAATCAACATCGCCGCCGCGCCCGCATCGACGTACCAGTACGGCGCCGCGAACCCGCGCGCCTCGCTCTTGTCGGCCTCGGCGTACCGCTGCTGGTACAGGTTCTCGCTACACCAGCACAGCACGAGCACGGGCGCCTGCTGCATCCTGCTGAGCCAATCATTGGCGGCACGGGTTTCGGCGCTAGTCCGCCAGAACCGCTCGCGGTCCGCGGCGTTCGTCAGTACGACGTACGCGTTGCCCTGACTGAATCCGGCGCTCGGTCCACGTTGTGCATTGCGCAGGATCCGCCGCACGCTCGCCTCGGGCACCACCCGATCGGGCTGGAACGCCCGCACCATGCGGCGAGCGCCGACCACCCGTTGGAATTCCACGACGCTACTTGATCACGATCGCCGTCGGGCTGGAGATATCCAGCACCGATCCTTCGTGGCTGAGCACCGCCGGCAGCATGGTCAATTTATCGTTCATCCTGGACGAATCGCCCCAGATCACCTCTCGCCCGTCCTTAAGCACGAGCGTCACCTGCGCGGCCGAGGGTGCCGTCACCTTCGCAACAAGCTCCCGGGTCTGCCCGTCCAGACCGTCGATGACCGCCACTGCCTCCCGGGTCGCCAGGCTCTCCGGTCCCGGATCTTCTATCTCCAGCGGCAACAGGCCCTTCGCGGCCTCCGGCGCCTTCGTGGCCGCCGCGTACGCGACACCTTCCAGATCAATCAGCCAGGGTTCATCACCGACCGTCACGGTGGCCACGGGCTGACGCTCGGTGATCGTCACCTGCAACGTGCTCGGCCAGGAACGTGAGACGGTGACGTCGGCGACCGGCGGCAGTTGCCTGATCTGCGCGGCGACCTCATCAGAATCGACCGTCGCCAGCGCGTCGTTCTCGCTCAACGCAACCGCGCTCTGCACTTCCTCGTCACTGAGGACCGTGTTGCCGTCGACAGTGATCTCACGTACGCCGAACAGCGAGGAAGAGAAGACGATCCAGCCGCCGCTGACGAGCACGACGGCCGCGACGAGCGCGATAATCGCCCATCGCGGAAAACCGGGGTTGAGTACCGAGCCACGGTTACCCTTCGCCCGTGTCGGCCCTCGCTGACCTTTGGAACTCTTCGCACTCGTCGAGCGGGTCCGCCGTGGACGATCGGCAGGTCGCACCCGGGAACTGGTGCGTGCTCGTCGTTCACTCATCGGTCAGTCCATCTAGTTCCGCCAGTACCTGCGGACCCAACTCGGTAACGTCCCCGGCCCCGATCGTCAGCACCACATCGCCGGCTCGCGCCGCAGCCGCCAACGCCGGTGCAACTTCGGCCCGGTTGGCGATGAACCGCACCGGGGCACTGACATATCGCGAAATGCTCTCGCCGGTCACGCCAGGGAAATCGGCGGCGCTCTCGCGCGCCGGATACACGTCCATCACCACGACCTCATCGGCCAAGCTCAGAGCCTCGCCGAACTGTCGCGCGAATTCAGCGGTGCGCGAGAACAGGTGCGGCTGGAAACACGCCACGATTCGCCCGTCGCCGACGACCCGACGCGCGGCGCTTAACTGCGCGCGAACCTCCGTGGGATGGTGTGCGTAATCGTCGTACACCCGCACCGCCTTGGTCTCACCGCGCAGCTGCATCCGTCGCTCGACCCCGCCGTAATTGGCCAGGCCGGCCGCGGCGGACGCCAGGGACAGATCTAAGGCCAGGCACACTCCGAGCACGGCGGCTGAATTCATCGCCATGTGCTCCCCGGCCGCGGCAACCCGGACCTCCAACTCGCCCGGTACGCCCTCGCCGGTGAGCGTGTAGGTCGTGTGCTCGGCGGCGACGTCAATATCGCGCAGTCGCAATTGCGCGGCGTCTGCCTGCCCGTAATCGATCACGCGCAGCCCACGGCGAGCTGCCCGCTCGGCGAGGCCAGCCGCATGGGCGTCGTCGGCGCACAGCACCAGGGCTCCAGCCGCGTCAATGGTGTCGACGAAGGTGTCGAAGGCGCTCAGCACGCTCTGAAAGTCACCGTAGTTATCCAGGTGGTCGGCCTCGATATTCGTGACAACCCCGATGTGCGGGGCAAACAACAAGAACGATCCATCGCTCTCGTCCGCCTCGACGGCGAACGCCTCGCCCGAGCCGAGGTGCGCATTGCGTCCGGTCGCGTTCAGTTCGGCACCAACGGCGTACGAAGCGTCGACGCCGCAGCCCAGCAGCGCGGCGACCAACATCGACGTCGTTGACGTCTTGCCGTGCGTCCCGGCGACCGCAATCGGCTTGCGGCCGCGCATGACCGCAGACAGCGCCTGCGCGCGTGGCAGCACACGTCGTCCGCTGCTTAACGCCGCGGCGAGTTCTGGGTTCTGCACCTTGATCGCTGAGGACACCACCACGGTGTCGGCGTCACCGATATTCTCCGCGCGCTGTCCCACGTGTACGACCGCTCCGGCCGCCCTCAGATCATCGAGCACCTTGGACGCCTTGGCGTCGCTCCCACTGACCGTGACACCCAGTTCGAGCATGATGCGGGCGATACCGCTCATCCCCACACCGCCGATGCCGATGAAGTGCACGGCTCCAAGGTCGGCGACATCGAAGAGCCGGCCTTCTTCGGCGTACGCCGGTAGCACCCGCTCAGTCACGACGTGCAACCTCCAACACCTTCGCTGCCAGTACCTGCGCCGCCTCGGCGTGACCAGCGCCGCGCGCAGCACCAGCCATCTGGTTCACCACCGACTCGTCGGTCAGGATCGGCAGCAGATGTTCAATCAGATACTGACCGTCCAGGTCCGCATCATCGACGAGCACGCCGCCGCCGGCAGCCACTACCGGCTCGGCATTCAGTCGCTGCTCGCCGTTACCGTGCGGAAGCGGGACGTACATCGCGGGCAGACCGACGGCCGACACCTCGGCGACCGTACCCATCCCGGAACGACACAGCACGAAGTCGGTGGCTGCGTACGCGAGGTCCATTCGATCGATGTAGGGCAACGCGACGTAGGAGGGACCACCGTCAAAGTGGGGCTCCTCGACGGTGTTCTTCTTCCCGTACGAATGCAGGACGCCGATGCCCGCCTCATGCAACTGCGGAGCCGCTGCGAGAATCGCCGTGTTCAAACGGCGCGCTCCCTGCGAGCCGCCGTACACCAGCAAGGTGCGCGTCGATGGGCGCATGCCGAAATGTTCG from Cumulibacter soli encodes:
- a CDS encoding peroxidase-related enzyme (This protein belongs to a clade of uncharacterized proteins related to peroxidases such as the alkylhydroperoxidase AhpD.), with the translated sequence MALHKDPSIATRALVPDVEDFPEDIRQKIDEVTEKSGFTPNVFRAVASRPDEWRAFMSMHDSLMDRDTPGLTKADRELIVVATSAENSCMYCVVAHGAIARIRTKNPLISDQLAIDWRKADLDDRQKVIIEVAVKLAMTPAEVTDGDQQRLRDAGLTDEDVMDVGSIVAFFAMSNRLAHWGGMQPNPEFFLMGRTPRQK
- a CDS encoding cell division protein FtsQ/DivIB — translated: MSERRARTSSRVRPADRPRRTRSTSAKSSKGQRGPTRAKGNRGSVLNPGFPRWAIIALVAAVVLVSGGWIVFSSSLFGVREITVDGNTVLSDEEVQSAVALSENDALATVDSDEVAAQIRQLPPVADVTVSRSWPSTLQVTITERQPVATVTVGDEPWLIDLEGVAYAAATKAPEAAKGLLPLEIEDPGPESLATREAVAVIDGLDGQTRELVAKVTAPSAAQVTLVLKDGREVIWGDSSRMNDKLTMLPAVLSHEGSVLDISSPTAIVIK
- the murG gene encoding undecaprenyldiphospho-muramoylpentapeptide beta-N-acetylglucosaminyltransferase, with protein sequence MSRHIVLTGGGTAGHIEPMLATAVALQEAEPGLQITCIGSVGGLETSLVPQRGFTLRAVPAVPLPRKPSADLVKLPARLLRARAQAKAILKDTEAAAVVGFGGYASLPAYLAAKSLGIPVVVHEANATAGIANKIGARWAAFVGTAAKTNGLDGASIVGMPIRAALATLDRSALRGEALEHFGMRPSTRTLLVYGGSQGARRLNTAILAAAPQLHEAGIGVLHSYGKKNTVEEPHFDGGPSYVALPYIDRMDLAYAATDFVLCRSGMGTVAEVSAVGLPAMYVPLPHGNGEQRLNAEPVVAAGGGVLVDDADLDGQYLIEHLLPILTDESVVNQMAGAARGAGHAEAAQVLAAKVLEVARRD
- a CDS encoding nitroreductase family protein, with protein sequence MEFQRVVGARRMVRAFQPDRVVPEASVRRILRNAQRGPSAGFSQGNAYVVLTNAADRERFWRTSAETRAANDWLSRMQQAPVLVLCWCSENLYQQRYAEADKSEARGFAAPYWYVDAGAAAMLILQTAVDEGLGACLFGMPPQRVDQIRDQFGVPADWLPVAVIALGYADAERDRRSVSLRRGRRPESDVVHMGRWGSADSSLPS
- the murC gene encoding UDP-N-acetylmuramate--L-alanine ligase; translated protein: MTERVLPAYAEEGRLFDVADLGAVHFIGIGGVGMSGIARIMLELGVTVSGSDAKASKVLDDLRAAGAVVHVGQRAENIGDADTVVVSSAIKVQNPELAAALSSGRRVLPRAQALSAVMRGRKPIAVAGTHGKTSTTSMLVAALLGCGVDASYAVGAELNATGRNAHLGSGEAFAVEADESDGSFLLFAPHIGVVTNIEADHLDNYGDFQSVLSAFDTFVDTIDAAGALVLCADDAHAAGLAERAARRGLRVIDYGQADAAQLRLRDIDVAAEHTTYTLTGEGVPGELEVRVAAAGEHMAMNSAAVLGVCLALDLSLASAAAGLANYGGVERRMQLRGETKAVRVYDDYAHHPTEVRAQLSAARRVVGDGRIVACFQPHLFSRTAEFARQFGEALSLADEVVVMDVYPARESAADFPGVTGESISRYVSAPVRFIANRAEVAPALAAAARAGDVVLTIGAGDVTELGPQVLAELDGLTDE
- the ftsZ gene encoding cell division protein FtsZ, whose protein sequence is MTSPNYLAVIKVVGVGGGGVNAVNRMIEVGLKGVEFIAINTDAQALLMSDADVKLDVGREATKGLGAGANPEVGRTAAEDHREEIEEVLKGSDMVFVTAGEGGGTGTGGAPVVASIARKLGALTIGVVTRPFAFEGKRRSTQAEAGIQELRNECDTLIVIPNERLLQLGDRNITMMDAFRLADQVLLQGVQGITDLITTPGLINLDFADVKSVMSGAGSALMGIGSARGENRAVTAAQQAIASPLLEASMDGAQGVILSLCGGSDLGLFEVNEAATVISDAAHPDANIIFGAVIDDALGDEVRITVIAAGFEEEPVAAGRANARPVSQTQGNGNSGNGGLPASAAASRSAARPAPAPAARQDDVASEPPAARGDRFAATPPSAERSAPREDRPTLHPRQGAPAERRDVPRSAPAPRPTARRPLPMDDFDDDLDIPDFMKD